The proteins below come from a single Candidatus Flexicrinis affinis genomic window:
- a CDS encoding isocitrate/isopropylmalate dehydrogenase family protein — protein MQLCVIEGDGVGHEVIPAAVRVLRALVPELDVIPAEAGFETLQRTGTPLPEETRRIAEQTRAVLFGAAESPSFHVEGYYSPIIALRQQLKAYANIRPTRYLPVATARPGVDFIIVRENTEDLYTGAETVDESGDSGVAQKIITRAATERVARRAYKLALENERQRVTIVHKANVLPKSDGLFRRVAFEIAERYPEIETDELLVDTAAYWMVKSPTRFDVILTSNLYGDILSDMGAAWGGGLGLAPALNLGDDAAIAEPVHGTAPDIAGKGVANPTAAILSVALLLRHHFQRPDLGYRIESAVTRAITDGFHTADVELRGALGTEDFADKVIELVTAHSASTG, from the coding sequence ATGCAGCTTTGCGTGATTGAAGGGGACGGCGTCGGCCATGAAGTCATTCCGGCCGCCGTACGCGTCCTGAGAGCGCTGGTGCCGGAACTCGACGTTATTCCGGCCGAGGCCGGTTTCGAAACACTTCAACGTACGGGGACGCCGCTGCCGGAGGAAACGCGCCGGATCGCGGAGCAGACCCGCGCGGTGCTGTTTGGCGCCGCGGAGTCGCCGTCGTTTCATGTCGAAGGCTACTATTCCCCGATCATTGCGCTGCGTCAACAGCTCAAGGCGTACGCCAACATCCGCCCGACGCGCTACCTGCCGGTTGCCACGGCGCGGCCCGGTGTCGATTTCATTATCGTGCGCGAGAACACCGAGGACCTCTACACTGGCGCAGAGACGGTCGACGAGTCGGGCGACAGCGGCGTGGCCCAGAAGATCATCACGCGGGCCGCGACAGAACGCGTCGCACGTCGAGCATACAAGCTCGCGCTGGAGAACGAACGGCAGCGCGTCACGATCGTCCACAAGGCGAACGTCCTGCCCAAGAGCGACGGCCTGTTCCGGCGTGTCGCGTTTGAGATCGCCGAGCGCTACCCGGAGATCGAGACCGACGAACTGTTGGTCGATACGGCCGCCTACTGGATGGTCAAGTCGCCGACGCGGTTCGACGTCATCCTGACCAGTAACCTGTACGGCGACATCCTGTCGGATATGGGCGCGGCGTGGGGCGGCGGGTTGGGCCTCGCACCGGCGCTCAATTTGGGTGACGATGCGGCGATCGCCGAACCGGTCCACGGGACCGCGCCGGACATCGCCGGCAAAGGCGTCGCAAATCCGACTGCCGCGATCCTCAGCGTTGCGCTTCTGCTGCGCCACCATTTCCAACGGCCGGATCTCGGCTATCGCATCGAGAGTGCCGTCACACGGGCCATCACCGACGGCTTCCACACGGCCGATGTCGAACTCCGCGGCGCGCTCGGGACCGAGGACTTCGCGGACAAGGTCATCG
- a CDS encoding transglycosylase domain-containing protein: MSDAYTDDSNAKRGWTTPDEGTTPAPEEQAQAKGWKVSALPQDMAEVPDTPGGWHRPRPADTTLTPTDEAILIVLPGEPETAPADATPVAPEDLPPALSPEDALQTLPGDEPETAAESVEVFDSTPLSPEDALSMVSLMDDEDEEEAGVRTELLALDMLAGDEASTDTTEDAPAAEGVEDPAEVARRKLAELEAASKEGGTTYLAPEAEPEPAQEAPSLTSADMRREELARRFATQQEEIAHLRTLYQQNTINAEQFEAELQARMILDDDQIWWRMGADDAQWYKFVDEQWVPAIPPLPEAARAALSTDRFGADVYDSTLPYLPDSGVQVEVSSPGDTVMSAGYTPLPSEAPTNLDGTVVGPAAYRETLDAGVTQPGATVRTDVSSLGYGSSASIESAIDETMPPQIDAVPVGELAYQAEQRQRSAAARTGVLILVAVIALFLIAGALILFLANGWYSGIVSSYEPQIAGLAAYAPEFQTVVIQDAAGREIARLSNSGDRREVELNQINPYLIHAVISTRNPTFYTDPGWDTGKTLSTWFRSLGGSAAEPQRTITQLVGENLVLAAQPRASTPLDLVVVAGEMSQRYSKDFILGLFLNEFSFGNNSFGAEAAARFYFNKAAADLNLPEAALLAAIMENPTGIDPVTNPGIIKPAIENVFARMAAIGCLDIPGRGRTCVSEADFNTPQVVRQKANVELERYEPRELVTRYPHFVNLVRQQLEAVFGQELYRRGFTVRTTLESTAQNLAEDLLRARLQELNGTGITVGAVMWTDPATGAVRAYVGSPNYDDPLIQGQRDYAREYLQPGGAIAPIVYATAFEGIDRNGNGSVDFGDYTTAGHLAWDVPAQYPGTSAQPAFSPQNINGAYYGPITVREALVNQLAPATTRIYQEYGDAAFVAMAEKMGISFNSDAVFGLPTAVGNTPVRLRDLMTAYGTIANGGVRRTVYIIGGITDSDGVTVELPELIKPPEERVLPAQIAFLLQNILSDDLSRFTNMFPRNSALTLGGQPSQNFVGAVASTNQARTSLWTLGFTTNAVVGVWLGTPDSNVVFTNQTGFTAAAPLWNSVMRTMLAGISGQSQPRPFPDPGNMSVLAICAATGTVYEQGICPGPGRSEYFAQTRQPLPVALGPVARVTINSWTGLRVSQYCNAPEDQIQAAFLNSSDPFIIAYLQSAQGQAFAQRLGLTEVTAAPTAECDVNTQVPTLVLNGPTTSPVQGSVQITGQVAGTANFNRWQLEVSAPGSSTFDLLPGFPRQTQEPVPGAVLATWDTIGRPDGAYTMRLIAFSNEGGYMIRTQTFNVDNPDPTPTPQPTLLPTQFPTFAPIETFPPAGTFPPAFTSQPAEPGFTPLPFDPVATSTPDPF, encoded by the coding sequence ATGTCTGATGCCTACACCGACGACTCGAACGCCAAGCGCGGGTGGACCACTCCCGACGAGGGGACGACTCCGGCGCCTGAGGAACAAGCGCAGGCCAAGGGTTGGAAAGTATCGGCGCTGCCTCAAGACATGGCCGAAGTGCCGGACACGCCCGGCGGTTGGCACCGCCCGCGCCCGGCCGACACGACTCTAACACCGACCGACGAGGCGATCTTGATCGTGCTGCCGGGCGAACCTGAAACCGCCCCGGCCGACGCGACGCCTGTCGCCCCGGAAGACCTGCCGCCGGCGCTCTCGCCCGAAGATGCGCTGCAGACCTTGCCCGGTGACGAACCGGAGACTGCGGCCGAGTCGGTCGAGGTTTTCGATTCGACGCCGCTGTCGCCTGAAGATGCGCTCTCGATGGTCTCCTTGATGGACGATGAAGACGAGGAGGAAGCCGGCGTCCGTACCGAGTTGTTGGCGCTGGACATGCTCGCCGGCGACGAGGCCTCAACTGATACGACCGAGGACGCGCCAGCCGCAGAAGGCGTGGAAGACCCCGCCGAGGTCGCGCGCCGCAAACTTGCCGAACTCGAAGCCGCATCGAAGGAAGGCGGCACGACTTACCTCGCGCCGGAAGCTGAGCCGGAACCCGCGCAAGAGGCGCCGAGCCTGACCAGCGCGGACATGCGCCGCGAAGAGCTGGCGCGCCGATTCGCCACGCAGCAGGAAGAGATCGCGCATCTGCGCACGCTGTATCAGCAGAACACCATCAACGCCGAGCAGTTTGAAGCCGAGCTGCAAGCCCGGATGATCTTGGACGACGATCAGATCTGGTGGCGCATGGGCGCCGACGACGCGCAGTGGTACAAGTTCGTCGACGAGCAGTGGGTGCCGGCCATTCCGCCGCTGCCTGAGGCGGCACGGGCCGCGCTGTCGACCGACAGGTTCGGCGCGGATGTGTACGACTCGACCCTGCCCTACCTGCCCGACAGCGGCGTGCAAGTCGAAGTGTCCAGCCCGGGCGATACCGTCATGTCCGCGGGCTATACGCCGCTGCCATCCGAAGCGCCGACTAATCTCGACGGCACGGTCGTCGGCCCGGCGGCCTACCGCGAGACGCTCGATGCAGGCGTGACCCAACCGGGCGCGACTGTCCGCACCGACGTATCGTCGTTGGGCTACGGCAGCAGCGCAAGCATCGAATCGGCGATCGACGAAACGATGCCGCCGCAGATCGATGCGGTGCCGGTCGGCGAGCTGGCGTATCAGGCAGAACAGCGCCAGCGCAGCGCGGCCGCACGCACCGGCGTGTTGATCCTAGTCGCGGTCATCGCGCTGTTCCTGATTGCCGGCGCGCTGATCCTGTTCCTCGCAAACGGGTGGTACAGCGGAATCGTCAGCAGCTACGAACCGCAGATCGCCGGATTGGCTGCCTATGCGCCGGAGTTCCAGACCGTCGTAATTCAGGACGCCGCCGGGCGAGAGATCGCGCGGCTGTCCAACAGCGGCGACCGGCGCGAGGTCGAACTTAACCAGATCAACCCGTACTTGATCCACGCAGTTATCAGTACGCGCAACCCGACCTTCTACACCGACCCGGGCTGGGATACCGGCAAGACCCTCAGCACGTGGTTCCGCAGCCTCGGCGGCAGCGCGGCCGAGCCGCAGCGCACGATCACCCAACTGGTCGGCGAGAATCTCGTCCTCGCCGCACAGCCGCGCGCCAGCACCCCGCTCGATCTGGTGGTGGTCGCGGGCGAGATGAGCCAGCGCTACAGCAAAGACTTCATCCTCGGACTCTTCCTCAACGAATTCTCGTTCGGCAACAACAGCTTCGGGGCCGAGGCCGCCGCGCGTTTCTACTTCAACAAAGCCGCTGCCGACCTCAACCTGCCGGAAGCCGCGCTGCTGGCCGCCATCATGGAAAACCCGACCGGCATCGACCCGGTCACCAACCCCGGCATCATCAAGCCGGCCATCGAAAACGTGTTCGCGCGTATGGCAGCCATCGGCTGTCTGGATATTCCCGGCCGCGGGCGCACGTGCGTCAGCGAGGCCGACTTCAACACGCCGCAAGTCGTCCGCCAGAAGGCCAACGTCGAGCTAGAACGCTACGAGCCGCGCGAACTGGTCACGCGCTACCCGCACTTCGTCAATCTCGTCCGCCAGCAGCTTGAGGCCGTCTTCGGCCAAGAGCTTTACCGCCGCGGCTTCACGGTGCGCACGACGCTGGAAAGCACCGCGCAGAACCTCGCCGAGGACTTGCTGCGCGCCCGCCTGCAGGAGTTGAACGGGACCGGCATCACGGTCGGCGCGGTCATGTGGACGGACCCGGCCACCGGCGCAGTGCGCGCGTACGTCGGAAGCCCGAACTACGATGACCCGCTCATTCAGGGCCAGCGCGACTACGCCCGCGAATATTTGCAGCCCGGCGGCGCCATCGCCCCGATCGTGTACGCCACCGCCTTCGAGGGCATCGACCGCAACGGCAACGGCTCGGTCGACTTCGGCGACTACACCACCGCGGGTCATCTGGCTTGGGACGTGCCGGCGCAGTATCCCGGCACTAGCGCACAACCCGCGTTCTCGCCGCAGAACATCAACGGCGCGTACTACGGCCCGATCACCGTGCGCGAGGCGCTCGTCAACCAGCTTGCGCCCGCCACCACGCGCATCTATCAGGAATACGGCGATGCGGCGTTCGTCGCAATGGCCGAGAAGATGGGCATTTCGTTCAACAGCGATGCGGTGTTCGGCTTGCCCACGGCGGTCGGCAATACGCCGGTGCGCTTGCGCGACCTGATGACCGCATACGGCACCATCGCCAACGGCGGCGTGCGCCGGACGGTCTATATCATCGGCGGGATTACCGACAGCGATGGCGTCACGGTCGAACTGCCCGAATTGATCAAGCCGCCGGAAGAACGCGTCCTGCCTGCGCAGATCGCTTTCCTGCTGCAAAACATCCTCAGCGACGACCTATCTCGGTTCACCAATATGTTCCCGCGCAACAGCGCCCTTACGCTGGGAGGGCAGCCCAGCCAGAACTTCGTCGGCGCGGTCGCGTCCACCAATCAGGCGCGCACCAGCCTGTGGACGCTCGGCTTCACGACCAATGCCGTCGTCGGTGTTTGGCTCGGCACGCCGGACAGCAATGTGGTCTTCACCAACCAGACCGGGTTCACGGCTGCGGCCCCGCTATGGAATAGCGTCATGCGCACGATGCTGGCGGGGATCAGCGGCCAGAGTCAGCCACGGCCGTTCCCCGACCCCGGCAACATGTCGGTACTGGCTATCTGCGCGGCGACCGGAACAGTCTACGAGCAGGGCATCTGCCCCGGACCGGGACGCAGCGAATACTTCGCGCAGACGCGTCAACCGCTGCCCGTCGCGCTCGGGCCAGTGGCGCGCGTTACCATCAACAGCTGGACAGGCCTGCGCGTCAGCCAGTACTGCAATGCCCCTGAAGATCAAATTCAGGCGGCTTTCTTGAACAGCAGCGACCCGTTCATCATCGCCTATCTGCAGAGCGCGCAGGGCCAAGCGTTCGCCCAGCGTCTGGGCCTGACCGAGGTCACCGCCGCGCCGACCGCCGAATGCGACGTCAACACGCAGGTGCCGACTCTCGTACTGAACGGACCGACGACATCGCCGGTGCAGGGCAGCGTGCAGATCACCGGCCAAGTTGCTGGCACTGCCAACTTCAACCGCTGGCAGCTTGAGGTCTCCGCGCCCGGATCGTCGACATTCGACTTGCTGCCGGGATTCCCAAGGCAGACGCAGGAACCGGTGCCGGGCGCGGTACTGGCGACATGGGATACGATCGGACGGCCCGATGGCGCGTACACGATGCGTCTGATCGCCTTCAGCAACGAGGGCGGCTATATGATCCGCACGCAGACGTTCAACGTCGACAATCCCGATCCAACGCCGACGCCGCAGCCCACGCTGCTCCCAACGCAGTTCCCGACCTTTGCGCCGATCGAGACGTTCCCGCCGGCAGGAACCTTCCCGCCTGCGTTCACGTCTCAGCCCGCCGAACCCGGGTTCACACCGCTGCCGTTCGACCCGGTCGCGACGTCGACGCCGGACCCGTTCTAA